One window of Rhizobium leguminosarum genomic DNA carries:
- a CDS encoding alpha-amylase family glycosyl hydrolase yields MTVNVHFRFRSGLPSTAFDNVRLRGSWDEQGRPSADWRSVPMQRSRDEDGYEVFVARVSFPDGEIGANFRWGIGLDRPGMPDLWAIAAELDDEASSRRECSFELRQGIAPQTGYLTWIGRLGANRVERRNGADGIRFSVWAPNAREVSLVLADPAIGYVADDGTGALGTIGMRRTGEGIWSVETGDDGRLTDFDSMVGTPYMYRITKDDGSLAYRTDIWSLMQIGAGDFDPDGAGYHGSPAGLDGPQSCSVVCDPKRVMLPSGQELAAEAFWADEFVSGRKLPERLEDLVIYELHVGALGFGKLAPGTLDDAIAFVAHLSELGVNAVELLPIAEFETRANWGYGTSHFFAADQGAGGTDRLKLFVKACHQQGIAVILDVCYNHFDPDGERAQWAYDFNDPTRNIYYWYEGRPGDYADPTGGYIDNISTGWAPAFDEEAVRQLFISSAAFHVSVCHIDGFRLDQTSSIHQYPVLHADGRRADRAAAFGAKFLKQWTRTMRLIKPELFLTAEDYSDWSAMTELSLTGDGLGFDATWYGDFHHNLVEYHGGAQAQLLKNAGFGDKRALTMSSLAGALQTSARSKVVYNQSHDDCGNREGSARTAVIAVNFAPIVGETRAWAEARSRFAAAMTLLSAGTPMFFMGEEIGAQKPYRYSDFLENRENILGEAAGNGAGMISCYRDLIALSIHQDAIRSRNIAVPYVHDEDRVIAFHRWNDGQDFLVVGSLNDAPFEHGYRLHSERLGDDLWEEIFNTDAQTYGGWNVGNGGGKIRATAGTLDAVLPASGVLVFRRL; encoded by the coding sequence ATGACCGTCAATGTTCACTTCCGGTTTCGCAGCGGCCTGCCGTCGACGGCATTCGACAATGTCCGTCTCCGCGGCAGTTGGGACGAGCAAGGCCGCCCCTCGGCCGATTGGAGATCTGTTCCAATGCAGCGCTCTCGCGACGAGGATGGATATGAGGTCTTTGTCGCCAGGGTTTCCTTTCCCGATGGCGAGATCGGCGCGAATTTTCGTTGGGGCATCGGACTCGATCGGCCGGGCATGCCTGATCTATGGGCGATCGCCGCCGAATTGGACGACGAGGCCTCATCGCGTCGCGAATGTTCCTTCGAACTCCGGCAGGGCATAGCGCCGCAGACCGGTTATCTGACATGGATCGGCCGTCTGGGGGCGAACCGGGTTGAAAGGCGCAACGGTGCCGACGGCATCCGCTTCTCGGTCTGGGCGCCGAACGCGCGGGAGGTCTCGCTCGTCCTCGCTGATCCCGCCATCGGCTACGTCGCCGACGACGGCACCGGAGCGCTCGGAACCATCGGCATGCGAAGGACCGGTGAGGGGATCTGGTCGGTTGAAACCGGCGACGATGGCCGCCTTACCGATTTCGACAGCATGGTCGGCACGCCGTATATGTATCGCATCACCAAGGATGATGGATCGCTCGCCTACCGGACCGACATCTGGTCGCTGATGCAGATCGGGGCGGGAGATTTCGATCCGGATGGTGCGGGCTATCACGGATCGCCGGCTGGTTTGGACGGACCGCAGAGCTGCTCGGTTGTCTGCGACCCGAAGCGGGTGATGCTGCCATCCGGGCAGGAGCTTGCCGCCGAGGCGTTCTGGGCTGACGAATTCGTGTCCGGCCGCAAACTTCCTGAGCGGCTCGAGGATCTGGTGATCTATGAATTGCATGTCGGCGCGCTCGGTTTCGGCAAGCTCGCGCCGGGAACGCTTGATGATGCGATCGCCTTCGTCGCGCATCTTTCCGAACTCGGCGTCAACGCCGTGGAACTGCTGCCGATCGCCGAATTCGAGACGCGGGCCAACTGGGGTTACGGCACGTCGCATTTTTTTGCCGCCGATCAGGGGGCCGGCGGCACCGACCGGTTGAAGTTGTTCGTCAAGGCCTGCCACCAGCAGGGCATCGCCGTCATTCTGGACGTTTGTTACAACCACTTCGATCCGGATGGCGAGCGGGCGCAATGGGCCTATGATTTCAACGACCCCACCCGCAATATCTACTATTGGTACGAGGGACGCCCCGGCGATTACGCTGATCCCACCGGCGGCTATATCGACAACATCTCGACGGGATGGGCGCCTGCCTTCGATGAGGAGGCCGTGCGCCAGCTTTTCATCTCCAGCGCGGCATTTCATGTCTCCGTCTGCCATATCGATGGCTTCCGGCTCGATCAGACCAGTTCGATCCATCAATATCCGGTGCTACATGCCGACGGCCGGCGCGCCGATCGGGCCGCCGCCTTCGGCGCCAAATTCCTGAAGCAGTGGACCCGCACGATGCGGCTGATCAAGCCCGAGCTTTTCCTGACGGCTGAGGATTATTCGGACTGGTCGGCAATGACGGAGCTGAGCCTGACCGGCGACGGGCTCGGCTTCGACGCCACCTGGTACGGCGATTTTCATCACAATCTTGTCGAGTATCACGGCGGCGCGCAGGCGCAGCTTTTGAAGAATGCCGGTTTCGGAGACAAGCGGGCGTTGACCATGTCGTCCCTTGCCGGCGCATTGCAGACGAGCGCGCGATCGAAGGTGGTCTATAACCAGTCGCACGACGATTGCGGTAATCGCGAGGGATCGGCACGAACCGCGGTCATCGCGGTCAATTTCGCGCCGATCGTCGGCGAGACCAGGGCTTGGGCGGAGGCGAGATCCAGGTTTGCAGCGGCAATGACGCTGCTATCGGCCGGGACGCCGATGTTTTTCATGGGCGAGGAAATCGGCGCTCAGAAACCCTATCGTTACAGTGATTTCCTGGAGAACCGCGAGAACATCCTCGGCGAGGCTGCGGGCAACGGGGCAGGGATGATCAGCTGTTATCGCGATCTGATCGCGCTCAGCATCCACCAAGATGCCATTCGTTCTCGCAACATCGCCGTTCCCTACGTGCATGACGAGGATCGGGTGATCGCATTTCATCGATGGAACGACGGCCAGGATTTCCTCGTGGTGGGATCGCTGAACGACGCTCCCTTCGAGCATGGCTATCGGCTGCATAGCGAACGTTTAGGAGATGACCTCTGGGAAGAGATCTTCAATACCGATGCTCAGACATATGGCGGCTGGAATGTCGGCAACGGCGGCGGAAAAATCAGAGCCACGGCGGGAACGCTCGATGCCGTGCTGCCTGCGTCAGGCGTGCTGGTCTTTCGTAGGCTGTGA